A genomic stretch from Stutzerimonas decontaminans includes:
- the salA gene encoding salicylate 1-monooxygenase — MNDMNAKKPALRVAIVGGGISGLALALSLCKHSHLNVQLFEAAPAFGEVGAGVSFGPNAVRAIVGLGLGQSYFQVADRTPQPWEDIWFEWRRGSDASYLGATIAPGVGQSSVHRADFLDALVRHLPEGIAQFRKRATQIEQQGDELQVLFADGTEYRCDLLIGADGIKSALRSYVLEGQGLDHLEPRFSGTCAYRGMVDSLQLREAFRIKGIDEHLVDVPQMYLGLDGHILTFPVRKGRIVNVVAFTSDRSQPEPTWPADAPWVREASQREMLDAFAGWGDAPRALLECIPAPTLWALHDLPELPGYVHGRVALIGDAAHAMLPHQGAGAGQGLEDAYFLARLLGDSRTETGNLPELLGAYDDLRRPHACRVQRTTVETGELYELRDPIVGADEQLVGEILATRFDWLWNHDLDADVAEARLRMGWEAHEQIALRQG; from the coding sequence ATGAACGACATGAACGCTAAGAAACCAGCCTTGCGCGTCGCTATAGTCGGCGGCGGAATTTCAGGCCTTGCCTTGGCATTGAGCTTGTGCAAACACTCCCATCTTAATGTGCAGCTATTCGAGGCTGCCCCGGCGTTCGGTGAAGTCGGTGCTGGTGTGTCCTTCGGGCCTAACGCAGTGCGCGCCATTGTCGGTTTGGGTTTGGGTCAATCCTACTTTCAGGTTGCTGATCGGACTCCGCAGCCTTGGGAGGATATTTGGTTTGAATGGCGGCGCGGTAGCGATGCTAGCTATCTAGGCGCCACCATTGCGCCGGGCGTAGGTCAGTCCTCTGTACACCGGGCTGATTTCCTTGACGCCCTAGTAAGACACCTTCCAGAAGGTATCGCCCAATTTAGGAAGCGTGCCACCCAAATCGAGCAGCAGGGTGATGAACTGCAAGTGCTATTCGCCGACGGCACAGAGTACCGCTGCGATCTTCTAATCGGCGCCGACGGCATTAAGTCAGCGCTTCGTAGCTATGTGCTGGAAGGTCAGGGGCTGGATCATCTAGAACCACGTTTTAGCGGTACCTGTGCATACCGGGGCATGGTAGATAGCCTGCAACTGCGCGAAGCCTTTAGAATAAAGGGCATTGACGAGCACTTGGTGGATGTCCCGCAGATGTACTTAGGGCTCGATGGCCATATTCTTACCTTCCCGGTGAGAAAAGGCCGCATTGTCAACGTGGTAGCGTTCACCTCCGACCGTAGCCAGCCGGAACCGACTTGGCCCGCGGACGCTCCCTGGGTACGGGAAGCGAGCCAGCGCGAGATGCTCGATGCGTTCGCGGGCTGGGGCGATGCCCCGCGCGCCTTACTGGAGTGCATCCCGGCGCCAACTCTCTGGGCACTGCATGACCTGCCGGAACTGCCAGGCTACGTACACGGTCGGGTTGCCCTGATCGGCGACGCAGCGCACGCCATGCTGCCGCACCAAGGGGCCGGTGCAGGGCAAGGGCTTGAGGACGCCTATTTCCTCGCCCGGCTGTTGGGCGATAGTCGGACCGAAACAGGCAACCTCCCCGAGCTGCTTGGAGCTTACGACGACCTGCGCCGCCCTCATGCCTGTCGTGTGCAACGAACCACTGTGGAAACCGGCGAGTTATACGAGTTGCGCGACCCCATTGTAGGTGCGGACGAACAGCTGGTGGGGGAAATACTGGCGACTCGTTTCGACTGGCTATGGAACCATGATCTCGATGCCGATGTGGCTGAGGCCCGACTGCGCATGGGCTGGGAGGCGCATGAGCAAATTGCGCTGCGTCAAGGGTAA
- a CDS encoding 2Fe-2S iron-sulfur cluster binding domain-containing protein — protein MPTVFEITVRPDGESFVCQPQQSVLRAMEAQNKHCLPVGCRGGGCGLCKVRVLTGDYECGRMSCKHVPVEAREQGYALACRLFARSDLCIERYSKPCYENTVDPQQREKVTS, from the coding sequence ATGCCAACGGTCTTTGAAATCACTGTACGGCCTGATGGGGAGAGCTTCGTCTGCCAGCCGCAGCAGTCAGTGCTTCGTGCTATGGAGGCCCAGAACAAGCACTGCCTACCAGTTGGCTGTCGCGGCGGCGGGTGCGGCCTGTGTAAGGTGCGGGTGCTGACCGGTGATTACGAATGCGGGCGTATGAGCTGCAAGCACGTACCGGTAGAGGCCCGCGAACAAGGCTACGCCCTGGCCTGCCGACTGTTTGCCCGTAGCGATCTATGTATCGAGCGTTATTCAAAGCCGTGCTATGAAAATACGGTCGACCCACAACAAAGAGAAAAGGTGACGTCATGA
- a CDS encoding catechol 2,3-dioxygenase produces MNKGIMRPGHVQLRVLDMSKALEHYVELLGLIEMDRDDQGRVYLKAWTEVDKFSVVLREADEPGMDFMGFKVVDEDALRQLERDLTAYGCAVEQLPAGELNSCGRRVRFQAPSGHHFELYADKEYTGKWGVNEVNPEAWPRDLKGMAAVRFDHCLLYGDELPATYDLFTKVLGFYLAEQVLDENGTRVAQFLSLSTKAHDVAFIHHPEKGRLHHVSFHLETWEDVLRAADLISMTDTSIDIGPTRHGLTHGKTIYFFDPSGNRSEVFCGGNYSYPDHKPVTWLAKDLGKAIFYHDRVLNERFMTVLT; encoded by the coding sequence ATGAACAAAGGTATAATGCGCCCCGGCCATGTGCAGCTGCGTGTACTGGACATGAGCAAGGCCCTGGAACACTACGTCGAGTTGCTGGGCCTGATCGAGATGGACCGTGACGATCAGGGCCGTGTCTATCTCAAGGCTTGGACCGAAGTTGACAAATTCTCCGTGGTGCTACGCGAAGCCGACGAACCTGGTATGGATTTTATGGGTTTCAAGGTTGTGGATGAGGATGCTCTCCGGCAACTGGAGCGGGATCTGACGGCATATGGCTGTGCCGTTGAGCAGCTACCCGCAGGTGAGCTGAACAGTTGTGGCCGGCGCGTGCGCTTCCAGGCACCCTCCGGGCATCACTTCGAGTTGTATGCAGACAAGGAATATACTGGAAAGTGGGGTGTGAATGAGGTCAATCCCGAGGCATGGCCGCGCGATCTGAAAGGCATGGCGGCTGTGCGTTTCGATCATTGCCTACTGTATGGCGACGAATTGCCGGCGACCTATGACCTGTTCACCAAGGTGCTCGGCTTCTATCTGGCCGAACAGGTGCTGGACGAAAATGGCACGCGCGTCGCCCAGTTCCTCAGTCTGTCGACCAAGGCCCACGACGTGGCCTTCATTCACCATCCGGAAAAAGGCCGCCTCCATCATGTGTCCTTTCACCTCGAAACCTGGGAAGACGTGCTTCGCGCCGCCGACCTGATCTCCATGACCGACACCTCTATCGACATCGGCCCGACCCGTCATGGCCTGACCCACGGCAAGACCATCTACTTCTTCGACCCGTCCGGTAACCGCAGCGAGGTGTTCTGCGGCGGCAACTACAGCTATCCGGATCACAAGCCGGTGACCTGGCTGGCTAAGGACCTGGGCAAGGCGATCTTCTATCACGACCGTGTGCTCAACGAACGATTCATGACCGTGCTGACCTGA